In Sinorhizobium arboris LMG 14919, a genomic segment contains:
- a CDS encoding HpcH/HpaI aldolase/citrate lyase family protein, with the protein MSHTIRHLSRLRLQRSELAVPGSNPEMIEKAANSEADYIFLDIEDAVAPADKERARANIVAALNQIDWAGRGKTISVRINGLDTQYMYRDVVDLMEQAGDRIDTLLVPKVGVPADLYMVEAMVNQIEIAKGYKTRVGLEALIETALGMANVEAIASFGGRLEALHFGVADYAASLKARTVSIGGLNPDYPGDQWHFGLSRMTVACRAYGLRAIDGPFGDFSDPDGYKAAARRAAALGIEGKWAIHPSQIALANDIFSPPEKEVDRARRIIDALELAESQGKGAASLDGKMIDAASERMARNVLATHDAITAGRR; encoded by the coding sequence GTGAGCCACACGATACGTCATCTCAGCCGGCTGCGCCTGCAGCGAAGCGAACTCGCCGTCCCGGGCTCGAACCCCGAGATGATCGAGAAGGCCGCCAATTCCGAGGCCGACTACATCTTCCTCGACATCGAGGATGCGGTGGCGCCGGCGGACAAGGAGCGCGCTCGTGCCAACATCGTCGCTGCCCTCAATCAGATCGACTGGGCCGGCCGCGGCAAGACGATCTCGGTCCGCATCAACGGGCTCGACACCCAGTACATGTATCGTGACGTCGTCGATCTTATGGAACAGGCGGGCGACCGGATCGACACGCTCCTGGTGCCGAAAGTCGGCGTGCCTGCCGATCTCTACATGGTCGAGGCCATGGTCAACCAGATCGAGATTGCCAAGGGTTACAAGACCCGCGTCGGCCTCGAGGCGCTGATCGAGACCGCGCTCGGCATGGCCAATGTCGAGGCTATCGCATCTTTCGGCGGCCGGCTCGAAGCGCTGCATTTCGGCGTCGCCGACTATGCCGCGAGCCTGAAGGCCCGCACCGTCAGTATTGGCGGCCTCAACCCTGACTATCCCGGTGACCAGTGGCACTTCGGCCTGTCGCGGATGACGGTTGCCTGCCGCGCTTACGGTCTGCGTGCCATCGACGGCCCCTTCGGAGACTTCTCCGATCCCGACGGCTACAAGGCCGCAGCCCGCCGTGCTGCGGCCCTCGGCATCGAAGGCAAGTGGGCGATCCATCCGAGCCAGATCGCCTTGGCCAACGATATCTTCTCTCCGCCGGAGAAGGAGGTCGACCGCGCTCGTCGCATCATTGATGCGCTGGAGCTTGCCGAGAGCCAGGGCAAGGGCGCCGCGTCGCTCGACGGCAAGATGATCGATGCCGCCTCGGAACGCATGGCGCGCAACGTGCTCGCCACGCATGACGCAATCACCGCCGGCCGCCGCTGA